Proteins from one Desulfonema limicola genomic window:
- a CDS encoding AAA-like domain-containing protein: MRRFHSYGPVDCRHHFCVKRNNLIQKCFNQLIGIPEEGGHYFTIWSPRQCGKTWLMRQVKKEIEKQYPEKFIVGMMSMQGVIMEKDDPDEVLFRQLPRIVRDAFKIEPSVPKTWDDWIELFSIEKGLFSKPVILFIDEFDSLPPKIIDQLVTLFRDMYLKRESFNIHGLALIGVRAVLGVDSLRGSPFNIQRSLHVPNFTTEEVEDLFNQYQTESGQEIDPEVVKTVYDSTKGQPGLVCWFGELLTETYNPGADRIINMSVWEDVYRSALYKEWNNTVLNLVKKAKGEYQSNITELFTRSDLPFSIDSDWCAFAYLNGIIDSETVVNSLGIKTEICRFSSPFIQMRLYNALTMDLIGERLPILALEPLDTLSDVFEPPELNIPALLERYKSYLKRLKAKGINPWKDQPRRSDLHYTEYVGHFHLYFWLQNAVGRLCSVSPEFPTGNGRVDLHLRCKDRQGIIEVKSFKDQSELEYSRKQALKYAQNLELSAITLAVFVPVEDEEILEKLSSSQIIEGVKLDVTAIGWV; the protein is encoded by the coding sequence ATGAGAAGATTTCATTCCTATGGACCCGTAGATTGCAGACATCATTTCTGCGTAAAACGCAATAATCTGATCCAAAAATGCTTTAACCAATTAATCGGAATTCCAGAAGAAGGCGGCCACTACTTCACAATCTGGTCACCCCGCCAGTGTGGCAAAACCTGGCTCATGCGCCAGGTAAAAAAAGAGATTGAAAAGCAGTACCCTGAAAAATTTATTGTGGGCATGATGTCAATGCAGGGTGTTATAATGGAAAAAGACGATCCTGATGAAGTCCTTTTCAGACAACTGCCCCGTATTGTAAGAGATGCCTTTAAAATTGAACCTTCTGTTCCAAAAACTTGGGACGACTGGATTGAATTGTTTTCCATTGAAAAAGGGCTGTTCAGCAAACCCGTAATCCTGTTTATAGACGAATTTGACAGCCTGCCCCCTAAGATAATTGATCAACTGGTAACACTGTTCAGGGACATGTATCTGAAACGTGAAAGCTTTAATATTCACGGACTCGCACTTATAGGAGTGAGGGCAGTCCTCGGAGTTGACAGCCTGCGCGGCTCCCCTTTCAACATCCAGCGCTCCCTGCATGTGCCGAACTTCACAACAGAAGAAGTAGAAGACCTGTTTAACCAGTATCAAACAGAAAGCGGGCAGGAAATTGACCCCGAAGTTGTAAAAACCGTGTATGATTCCACAAAAGGACAGCCCGGGCTTGTGTGCTGGTTTGGCGAGCTTTTAACAGAAACATACAACCCTGGAGCAGACAGGATTATTAACATGTCTGTATGGGAAGATGTTTACAGATCCGCTTTATACAAGGAATGGAACAACACTGTGTTAAATCTTGTAAAAAAAGCAAAAGGAGAATATCAAAGCAATATTACAGAGCTTTTCACCAGATCAGACCTGCCTTTCAGCATTGATTCTGACTGGTGCGCATTTGCTTATCTTAACGGTATTATTGATTCAGAAACAGTGGTTAATTCTCTGGGCATCAAAACAGAAATCTGCCGATTTTCCAGCCCCTTTATCCAAATGCGCCTTTATAATGCCCTGACAATGGATTTAATAGGCGAGCGCTTGCCCATCCTTGCCCTTGAACCTTTAGATACACTTTCAGACGTGTTTGAACCTCCTGAACTCAATATCCCGGCCCTTCTGGAGAGATACAAGTCATATTTAAAACGCCTCAAGGCAAAAGGCATAAACCCCTGGAAAGATCAGCCAAGACGAAGTGATCTGCATTATACTGAATATGTAGGTCATTTTCACCTGTATTTCTGGCTGCAAAATGCAGTTGGAAGGCTTTGCAGCGTCAGCCCGGAATTTCCCACAGGAAACGGCAGGGTTGATCTGCATCTGAGATGTAAAGACAGACAGGGAATCATTGAAGTTAAAAGCTTTAAAGATCAATCTGAACTTGAATATTCAAGAAAACAGGCTTTAAAATACGCCCAAAACCTGGAACTTTCAGCAATAACCCTTGCCGTATTTGTACCGGTAGAAGATGAAGAAATCCTGGAAAAACTTTCAAGTTCCCAGATCATAGAAGGCGTAAAACTGGATGTAACAGCAATAGGCTGGGTTTGA
- a CDS encoding AAA-like domain-containing protein: MRRFHSYGPVDCEEHFCIQRKELIDRCFKQLIGNPEKGGHYFTIWSPRQCGKTWLMRQVKKEIEKQYPEKFTIGMMSMQGVILEDRDSENEILSWFPGLFRDSVKIQPDPPGDWKAWTKFFHKTEGLFKKPLILFIDEFDSLPSKMIDRLVTLFRDMYLKREDYNIHGLALIGVRAVLGVDSLRGSPFNIQRSLHVPNFTIEEVEDLFNQYQTESGQEIDPEVVKTVYDSTKGQPGLVCWFGELLTETYNPGADRIINMSVWENVYAAALHKEWNNTVLNLIKKAQGQYADYVLELFTKSDLSFSIRAEWCSYLYLNGIIDSLESGEPSGSRTYVCRFSSPFVQTCLYEAFTMDFAGDRLPILALDPLDTLSDVFEPPELNIPALLERYKSYLKRLKAKGINPWKDQPRRSDLHYTEYVGHFHLYFWLQNAVGRLCSVSPEFPTGNGRVDLHLRCKDRQGIIEVKSFKDQSELEYSRKQALKYAQNLELSAITLAVFVPVEDEEILEKLSSSQTIESVKLDVTAIGWV, from the coding sequence ATGAGAAGATTTCATTCATACGGACCCGTTGACTGTGAAGAACATTTCTGCATTCAGCGAAAAGAACTTATTGACAGGTGCTTTAAACAATTAATCGGGAACCCTGAAAAAGGCGGCCACTACTTCACAATCTGGTCACCCCGCCAGTGCGGCAAGACCTGGCTCATGCGCCAGGTAAAAAAAGAAATAGAAAAGCAGTACCCTGAAAAATTCACTATCGGCATGATGTCCATGCAGGGCGTGATTTTAGAAGACAGGGACTCTGAAAATGAAATCCTGTCATGGTTTCCAGGACTTTTCAGGGATTCGGTCAAAATCCAGCCTGATCCCCCTGGGGATTGGAAAGCATGGACAAAATTTTTCCATAAAACAGAAGGCTTATTCAAAAAACCCCTTATTCTTTTCATAGATGAATTTGACAGCCTGCCCTCAAAAATGATTGACAGGCTGGTAACATTGTTCAGGGACATGTATTTAAAACGTGAAGATTATAACATTCACGGCCTTGCATTAATAGGTGTCCGTGCAGTCCTCGGAGTTGACAGTCTGCGCGGTTCCCCTTTCAATATCCAGCGCTCCCTGCATGTGCCGAACTTCACGATAGAAGAAGTAGAAGACCTGTTTAACCAGTATCAAACAGAAAGCGGGCAGGAAATTGACCCCGAAGTTGTAAAAACCGTGTATGATTCCACAAAAGGACAGCCTGGCCTTGTGTGCTGGTTCGGCGAGCTTTTAACAGAAACATATAACCCGGGAGCAGACAGGATTATTAACATGTCTGTCTGGGAAAATGTTTATGCAGCAGCCCTTCACAAAGAATGGAACAACACGGTTTTAAATCTAATAAAAAAGGCACAGGGACAATATGCAGATTATGTGCTTGAACTTTTCACTAAATCAGACCTGTCTTTCAGCATCCGTGCTGAATGGTGCAGCTATCTGTATTTAAATGGTATTATTGACAGTCTTGAATCTGGAGAACCATCAGGCAGCAGGACTTATGTATGCCGGTTTTCATCTCCTTTTGTCCAGACCTGCCTTTACGAAGCCTTTACAATGGATTTTGCAGGAGACCGTCTGCCCATCCTTGCCCTGGATCCTTTGGATACGCTGTCAGACGTGTTTGAACCTCCTGAACTCAATATTCCGGCTCTTTTGGAAAGATACAAGTCATATTTAAAACGCCTCAAGGCAAAAGGCATAAACCCCTGGAAAGACCAGCCAAGACGCAGTGATCTTCATTATACTGAATATGTGGGTCATTTTCACCTTTATTTCTGGCTGCAAAATGCAGTTGGAAGGCTTTGCAGCGTCAGCCCGGAATTTCCCACAGGAAACGGCAGGGTTGATCTGCATCTGAGATGTAAAGACAGACAGGGAATCATTGAAGTTAAAAGCTTTAAAGATCAATCTGAACTTGAATATTCAAGAAAACAGGCTTTAAAATACGCCCAAAACCTGGAACTTTCAGCAATAACCCTTGCCGTATTTGTACCGGTAGAAGATGAAGAAATCCTGGAAAAACTTTCAAGTTCCCAGACCATAGAAAGTGTAAAACTGGATGTAACAGCAATAGGCTGGGTTTGA
- a CDS encoding AAA-like domain-containing protein: protein MRRFHSYGPVDCEEHFCIQRKELIDRCFKQLIGNPEKGGHYFTIWSPRQCGKTWLMRQVKKEIEKQYPEKFVIGMMSMQGIVLEKDDPPEAFLLRVPLLMSRFFKVNIEIPASWEEFGKIFSKQMNLFKKPLIIFIDEFDKLPPIVIDRCVSMFRDIYLDKDNFCVHGLALIGVRAVLGVDSLRGSPFNIQRSLHVPNFTIEEVEDLFNQYQTESGQKIESEVVKTVYDSTRGQPGLVCWFGELLTETYNPGKDKIINMSVWEDVYRSALYKEWNNTVLNLVKKAKGEYQSNITELFTRSDLPFSIDSDWCAFAYLNGIIDSETVVNSLGIKTEICRFSSPFIQMRLYNALTMDLIGERLPILALDPLDTLSDVFEPPELNIPALLERYKSYLKRLKAKSINPWKDQPRRSDLHYTEYVGHFHLYFWLQNAVGRLCSVSPEFPTGNGRVDLHLRCKDRQGIIEVKSFKDQSELEYSRKQALKYAQNLELSAITLAVFVPVEDEEILEKLSSSQTIEGVKLDVSAIGWV, encoded by the coding sequence ATGAGAAGATTTCATTCATACGGACCCGTTGACTGTGAAGAACATTTCTGCATTCAGCGAAAAGAACTTATTGACAGGTGCTTTAAACAATTAATCGGGAACCCTGAAAAAGGCGGTCACTACTTCACCATCTGGTCGCCCCGGCAGTGCGGCAAAACCTGGCTTATGCGGCAGGTAAAAAAAGAAATTGAAAAGCAGTACCCTGAAAAATTTGTTATTGGCATGATGTCAATGCAGGGCATTGTTTTAGAAAAAGATGATCCGCCTGAAGCCTTTCTCCTGCGAGTGCCTTTATTGATGAGCCGTTTTTTTAAAGTCAATATTGAAATTCCAGCCTCATGGGAGGAATTTGGAAAGATATTTTCAAAACAGATGAATCTATTTAAAAAGCCTTTGATCATTTTTATAGATGAATTTGACAAACTTCCTCCAATAGTAATTGACCGGTGCGTCAGCATGTTCAGGGACATTTACTTAGATAAGGATAATTTTTGTGTTCACGGGCTTGCATTAATAGGAGTCCGTGCAGTTCTCGGAGTTGACAGCCTGCGAGGCTCACCTTTCAATATCCAGCGCTCCCTTCATGTGCCGAACTTCACGATAGAAGAAGTCGAAGACCTGTTTAACCAGTATCAAACAGAAAGTGGGCAGAAAATAGAATCAGAAGTAGTAAAAACCGTGTATGATTCCACAAGAGGACAGCCCGGGCTTGTGTGCTGGTTCGGCGAGCTTTTAACAGAAACATACAATCCCGGCAAAGACAAAATTATTAACATGTCTGTATGGGAAGATGTTTACAGATCCGCTTTATACAAGGAATGGAACAACACTGTGTTAAATCTTGTAAAAAAAGCAAAAGGAGAATATCAAAGCAATATTACAGAGCTTTTCACCAGATCAGACCTGCCTTTCAGCATTGATTCTGACTGGTGCGCATTTGCTTATCTTAACGGTATTATTGATTCAGAAACAGTGGTTAATTCCCTGGGTATCAAAACAGAAATCTGCCGGTTTTCAAGCCCCTTTATCCAAATGCGCCTTTATAATGCCCTGACAATGGATTTAATAGGCGAGCGCCTTCCCATCCTTGCCCTGGATCCTTTGGATACGCTGTCTGACGTGTTTGAACCTCCTGAACTCAATATCCCGGCCCTTTTGGAAAGATACAAGTCATATCTAAAACGCCTCAAGGCAAAAAGTATAAACCCCTGGAAAGATCAGCCAAGACGCAGTGATCTGCATTATACCGAATATGTGGGTCATTTTCATCTTTATTTCTGGCTGCAAAATGCAGTTGGAAGGCTTTGCAGTGTCAGCCCGGAATTTCCCACAGGAAACGGCAGGGTTGATCTGCATCTGAGATGTAAAGACAGACAGGGAATCATTGAAGTTAAAAGCTTTAAAGATCAATCTGAACTTGAATATTCAAGAAAACAGGCTTTAAAATACGCCCAAAACCTGGAACTTTCAGCAATAACCCTTGCCGTATTTGTACCGGTAGAAGATGAAGAAATCCTGGAAAAACTTTCAAGTTCCCAGACCATTGAAGGCGTAAAACTGGATGTATCGGCAATAGGCTGGGTTTGA
- a CDS encoding AAA-like domain-containing protein yields the protein MRRFHSYGPVDCRHHFCVKRNNLVQKCFEQLIGFPEEGGHYFTIWSPRQCGKTWLMRQVKKEIEKQYPEKFIIGMMSMQGVILEDRDSENEILSWFPGLFRDSVKIQPDPPGDWKAWTKFFHKKEGLFKKPLVLFIDEFDSLPSKMIDRLVTLFRDMYLKREDYNIHGLALIGVRAVLGVDSLRGSPFNIQRSLHVPNFTAEEVEDLFNQYQTESGQEIESEVVKTVYDSTKGQPGLVCWFGELLTETYNPGADRIINMSVWEDVYAAALHKEWNNTVLNLIKKAQGQYADYVLELFTKSDLPFSIRAEWCSYLYLNGIIDSLESGEPSGSRTYVCRFSSPFVQTCLYEAFTMDFAGDRLPILALDPLDTLSDVFEPPELNIPALLERYKSYLKRLKAKGINPWKDQPRRSDLHYTEYVGHFHLYFWLQNAVGRLCSVSPEFPTGNGRVDLHLRCKDRQGIIEVKSFKDQSELEYSRKQALKYAQNLELSAITLAVFVPVEDEEILAKLSSSQIIEGVKLDVTAIGWV from the coding sequence ATGAGAAGATTCCATTCATATGGACCCGTTGACTGCCGTCATCATTTCTGCGTAAAACGCAATAATCTGGTTCAAAAATGTTTTGAACAATTGATAGGCTTTCCAGAAGAAGGCGGTCACTACTTCACAATCTGGTCACCCCGCCAGTGCGGCAAAACCTGGCTCATGCGGCAGGTAAAAAAAGAAATAGAAAAGCAGTACCCTGAAAAATTCATTATCGGCATGATGTCCATGCAGGGCGTGATTTTAGAAGACAGGGACTCTGAAAATGAAATCCTGTCATGGTTTCCAGGACTTTTCAGGGATTCGGTCAAAATCCAGCCTGATCCCCCTGGGGATTGGAAAGCATGGACAAAATTCTTTCATAAAAAAGAAGGATTATTCAAAAAGCCCCTTGTATTGTTCATAGACGAATTTGACAGCCTGCCCTCAAAAATGATTGACAGGCTGGTAACATTGTTCAGGGACATGTATTTAAAACGTGAAGATTATAACATTCACGGCCTTGCACTTATCGGTGTCCGGGCAGTCCTCGGAGTTGACAGCCTGCGCGGCTCACCTTTCAACATCCAGCGCTCCCTGCATGTGCCGAACTTCACAGCAGAAGAAGTCGAAGACCTGTTTAACCAGTATCAAACAGAAAGCGGGCAGGAAATAGAATCAGAAGTAGTAAAAACCGTATATGATTCCACAAAAGGACAGCCTGGCCTTGTGTGCTGGTTTGGCGAGCTTTTAACAGAAACATACAACCCTGGAGCAGACAGGATTATTAACATGTCTGTATGGGAAGATGTTTATGCAGCAGCCCTTCATAAAGAATGGAACAACACGGTTTTAAATCTAATAAAAAAGGCACAGGGACAATATGCAGATTATGTGCTTGAACTTTTCACCAAATCAGACCTGCCTTTCAGCATCCGCGCTGAATGGTGTAGCTATCTGTATTTAAATGGTATTATTGACAGTCTTGAATCTGGAGAACCATCAGGCAGCAGGACTTATGTATGCCGGTTTTCATCTCCTTTTGTCCAGACCTGCCTTTACGAAGCCTTTACAATGGATTTTGCAGGAGACCGCCTTCCCATCCTTGCCCTGGATCCTTTGGATACGCTGTCTGACGTGTTTGAACCTCCTGAACTCAATATCCCGGCCCTTCTGGAAAGATACAAGTCATATCTAAAACGCCTCAAGGCAAAAGGCATAAACCCCTGGAAAGATCAGCCAAGACGCAGTGATCTTCATTATACTGAATATGTGGGTCATTTTCATCTTTATTTCTGGCTGCAAAATGCAGTTGGAAGGCTTTGCAGTGTCAGCCCGGAATTTCCCACAGGAAACGGCAGGGTTGATCTGCATCTGAGATGTAAAGACAGACAGGGAATCATTGAAGTTAAAAGCTTTAAAGATCAATCTGAACTTGAATATTCAAGAAAACAGGCTTTAAAATACGCCCAAAACCTGGAACTTTCAGCAATAACCCTTGCCGTATTTGTACCGGTAGAAGATGAAGAAATCCTGGCAAAACTTTCAAGTTCCCAGATCATAGAAGGCGTAAAACTGGATGTAACAGCAATAGGCTGGGTTTGA
- a CDS encoding ABC transporter ATP-binding protein, translating to MANVLLKNLVKNYGKMEVVHKINLDIEDREFVVLVGPSGCGKSTTLRMIAGLEEISRGEIIIGDRVVNNVAPKDRDAAMVFQNYALYPHMNVFKNMAFGLQLRKIPKPEIESRVNKAAEMLELTEYLKRKPHELSGGQRQRVAMGRAIVRNPSVFLFDEPLSNLDAKLRTQMRIEIKQLHRKVQTTTIYVTHDQVEAMTLADRIVVMRDGYIEQVGNPMEIFQNPVNTFVAGFIGSPPMNLVPGKIIMENNTAGLKFNDEFMLPIPEKPGKDMEHGKDVIIGLRTEDITINNDNNLLPDNWKTDGIAEVVEPLGSETNLHMNLKGIKLVARCDGRLKVNAGDRFKMALNLAHLHIFDAQTTLSIY from the coding sequence ATGGCAAATGTATTATTAAAAAACCTGGTTAAAAACTATGGAAAAATGGAAGTTGTTCATAAAATAAACTTAGATATTGAAGACAGGGAATTTGTTGTACTTGTAGGACCTTCAGGGTGCGGGAAGTCAACAACCCTGCGTATGATTGCAGGACTGGAAGAAATAAGCCGGGGTGAAATAATTATTGGAGACCGGGTTGTAAATAATGTGGCACCCAAAGACCGGGATGCTGCTATGGTATTTCAAAATTATGCTCTTTATCCCCATATGAATGTATTTAAAAACATGGCATTTGGTTTACAGCTTCGCAAGATTCCCAAACCAGAGATTGAATCCAGAGTAAATAAGGCAGCAGAAATGCTGGAACTGACAGAATATCTTAAACGAAAACCCCATGAACTTTCAGGGGGGCAGCGCCAGAGGGTGGCAATGGGCAGGGCTATTGTGCGCAATCCGTCCGTATTTCTTTTTGATGAACCCTTGTCAAACCTGGATGCAAAACTGAGAACCCAGATGCGCATAGAGATTAAACAGCTTCACCGAAAGGTACAGACTACAACTATATATGTAACCCATGATCAGGTAGAAGCCATGACTCTGGCAGACCGTATTGTGGTCATGCGGGACGGTTATATTGAACAGGTAGGAAATCCCATGGAAATATTTCAAAATCCTGTCAATACCTTTGTAGCTGGATTTATAGGCTCCCCGCCCATGAACCTGGTGCCTGGAAAAATTATCATGGAAAACAACACCGCAGGCTTGAAATTCAATGATGAGTTTATGCTTCCCATACCTGAAAAACCTGGAAAAGACATGGAACACGGCAAAGATGTTATCATAGGCCTGAGAACCGAGGATATTACAATAAATAATGATAATAATCTGCTGCCTGATAACTGGAAAACAGATGGGATTGCAGAAGTAGTGGAACCTTTGGGAAGTGAAACAAATCTTCATATGAATTTAAAGGGAATAAAACTTGTTGCCAGATGTGACGGAAGACTGAAGGTAAATGCAGGAGACCGCTTTAAAATGGCCCTTAATCTGGCACATCTTCATATATTTGATGCACAAACAACCCTTTCCATATATTAA
- a CDS encoding THUMP domain-containing class I SAM-dependent RNA methyltransferase has product MPNESPLLKRIKRHITGRVRDYFVSTGPGFEKICYNELMALPLSVKDAMPVKGGVEFKGRFADCCLANLNLRTANRVLMRIDLFKASNFSQLQRKVSEIPWELYLDPGHMLEFRVSTSHSRLYHKEAIAQRIEQSISARFSDAKINKDLYPQKIFVRSEDDWISISIDSSGENLYKRGIKTHGGNAPVRETLAAAGLKIGGYDGNMPVIDPMCGSGTFSLEAALMCVKIPPGYFRDFAFMEWPCFNAKRWEYIKKEAGQGRVIQEKPMIFASDMDENICKSLKKCVNDNGLAGLIKVSRANFFEFSPKEFTDTPGIVIINPPYGLRLGTQEESAELFAAIGKHLKNEYKGWKFALIAPNKSLTASFPFKIKTHSLFHGGLNLVLFTGKVLQ; this is encoded by the coding sequence ATGCCAAATGAAAGCCCGCTTTTAAAACGTATAAAACGCCATATAACAGGCCGTGTCAGGGATTATTTTGTTTCCACCGGCCCTGGATTTGAAAAAATATGCTATAATGAACTAATGGCACTTCCTCTTTCTGTAAAAGATGCCATGCCTGTTAAAGGAGGTGTTGAGTTTAAAGGCAGGTTTGCAGACTGCTGCCTTGCTAATCTTAATTTGAGAACTGCAAACAGGGTACTTATGAGGATAGACTTGTTTAAAGCCAGCAATTTCAGCCAGCTTCAAAGAAAAGTGTCTGAGATTCCCTGGGAACTTTATCTTGATCCAGGGCATATGCTTGAATTTCGTGTCAGCACTTCACATTCCAGGCTTTATCACAAGGAAGCTATTGCCCAGAGGATTGAACAAAGTATTTCTGCCCGCTTTTCCGATGCAAAGATCAATAAGGATTTATATCCTCAAAAAATATTTGTAAGATCAGAAGATGACTGGATATCCATATCCATAGACAGCAGCGGAGAAAATTTATATAAACGGGGAATAAAAACCCACGGAGGCAATGCTCCTGTTCGTGAAACCCTTGCTGCTGCGGGGTTGAAGATCGGCGGATATGACGGAAACATGCCTGTTATTGACCCCATGTGCGGTTCAGGAACCTTTTCTCTGGAAGCAGCCCTGATGTGTGTAAAGATTCCTCCTGGTTATTTTCGTGATTTTGCTTTTATGGAATGGCCTTGTTTTAATGCTAAAAGATGGGAATATATTAAAAAAGAAGCAGGGCAGGGCAGGGTGATCCAGGAAAAACCCATGATTTTTGCATCAGACATGGATGAAAATATATGTAAATCTTTAAAAAAATGTGTTAATGACAATGGACTGGCTGGTCTTATAAAGGTTTCCAGAGCAAATTTTTTTGAATTTTCCCCAAAAGAATTTACAGATACACCAGGTATTGTGATTATAAATCCTCCTTATGGGCTTCGTCTTGGAACCCAGGAGGAAAGTGCAGAATTATTTGCTGCCATAGGAAAACATTTGAAAAATGAATACAAAGGCTGGAAGTTTGCTCTCATTGCCCCCAACAAGTCATTAACAGCCAGCTTTCCCTTTAAGATAAAAACCCATTCCTTGTTCCACGGGGGGTTGAATCTGGTTTTGTTTACTGGAAAGGTTTTGCAGTGA
- a CDS encoding DMT family transporter, translated as MVISRSDSTYKSGYLYVILAAVLWAVSGSAAKFLFNNGVTSFQLAQLRITVAACVLFLWFIINQRSLFKIEQKDIFYFIILGFGAMALVQFTYLLAISKINVAAAILLQYLAPSFIAVYTIVFNREKPELVTLTAVILATGGCYLVVGAYQVNVFSMNKAGILSGILSAAAFAWYSLQGEYGMKKYSPWTVLFYAMFFGALAWNIFYPPLNAFIQPYSFYEWLWILYIGTMGTALPFGLYLKGVSLIRSTRASITATLEPITAGLISYLFLNETMELLQMSGGVLVIFSIILLQLKKKDHNILPDVNQSSKVEDVLNHAK; from the coding sequence ATGGTTATATCACGTTCTGATTCAACTTATAAATCAGGTTATCTGTATGTAATTCTTGCGGCTGTTTTATGGGCTGTTTCAGGGTCTGCTGCTAAATTTCTTTTTAATAACGGGGTTACCTCTTTTCAACTGGCTCAATTGCGCATTACTGTTGCTGCCTGTGTGCTTTTTCTCTGGTTTATCATAAACCAGAGATCATTGTTTAAGATAGAGCAAAAAGATATTTTTTATTTTATTATACTGGGATTTGGAGCAATGGCACTGGTGCAGTTTACCTATCTGCTGGCTATAAGCAAGATCAATGTTGCTGCTGCTATCCTGCTTCAGTACCTGGCTCCAAGCTTTATTGCAGTATATACCATAGTGTTTAACCGTGAAAAACCTGAACTTGTAACCCTTACAGCAGTAATTCTTGCAACAGGGGGATGCTATCTTGTTGTAGGAGCTTATCAAGTTAATGTATTTTCCATGAACAAGGCGGGTATTTTAAGCGGGATACTGTCTGCTGCTGCTTTTGCATGGTACTCACTTCAGGGCGAATACGGCATGAAAAAATACTCTCCCTGGACAGTTCTTTTTTATGCCATGTTTTTTGGTGCCCTGGCCTGGAATATTTTTTATCCGCCTTTGAATGCTTTTATTCAGCCTTATTCTTTTTATGAATGGTTATGGATTTTATATATTGGAACTATGGGAACTGCACTGCCTTTTGGACTTTATTTAAAAGGTGTCAGCCTGATACGCTCAACAAGAGCCAGTATTACAGCAACCCTTGAACCCATAACTGCCGGGCTTATTTCCTATTTATTTTTAAATGAAACTATGGAACTGCTTCAAATGAGTGGAGGGGTGCTTGTTATTTTTTCCATTATTCTGCTTCAATTGAAAAAAAAAGATCATAATATTTTACCTGATGTTAATCAATCTTCAAAAGTAGAGGATGTTTTGAACCATGCCAAATGA
- the arfB gene encoding alternative ribosome rescue aminoacyl-tRNA hydrolase ArfB, with translation MIKINSQIYIDKNEIQEDFVRSSGPGGQNVNKVATAVQLRFDVNNSSCLPDDVRSRLFEIAGRRITSQGILIIDARQFRTQEQNRRDAQQRLITLIQKAAEEPAIRQRTKPTRAAKLKRLEKKRHISLKKSLRKSVTSHDE, from the coding sequence ATGATAAAAATAAATTCACAAATATATATTGATAAAAATGAAATCCAGGAAGATTTTGTAAGAAGCTCAGGGCCTGGGGGGCAGAATGTGAACAAGGTTGCAACTGCTGTTCAACTGAGATTTGATGTTAATAATAGTTCCTGTCTTCCTGATGATGTGCGCAGCCGTCTGTTTGAGATTGCAGGAAGACGCATAACCAGCCAGGGAATATTGATTATTGATGCCAGACAGTTCCGCACTCAGGAGCAAAACCGCCGGGATGCTCAACAACGTTTAATTACCCTGATTCAAAAAGCAGCAGAAGAACCCGCAATCAGGCAGAGGACAAAACCAACTCGTGCCGCAAAACTGAAAAGGCTTGAAAAAAAGCGGCACATAAGCTTAAAAAAAAGTTTGCGCAAATCAGTAACCAGTCATGATGAATAA
- a CDS encoding SH3 domain-containing protein: MNYRKVLLFALLYVCLFQFSYAGAQTNLWVTGSDARLKADKSASSQTIAELDLGTALSVLSYEGRWYEVSLKSGHKGWIYRGKVSDTPPESSKNQDTSNLFSALGTDEISADSADTSRSIRGLSPEAVEYADNTGVKQEHRTALDNALKIQTSTSEIEQFLKKGKIGEYAQ; this comes from the coding sequence ATGAATTATCGTAAAGTATTATTGTTTGCATTGTTGTATGTGTGCTTGTTTCAATTCAGCTATGCCGGGGCACAGACAAATCTCTGGGTAACAGGATCAGATGCCAGACTAAAGGCAGATAAAAGCGCCTCATCCCAGACTATAGCAGAACTTGATTTAGGTACTGCACTTTCTGTATTGTCTTATGAAGGACGCTGGTATGAAGTTTCTTTAAAATCAGGTCATAAGGGCTGGATTTACAGGGGAAAGGTGTCTGATACTCCTCCTGAATCCTCAAAAAACCAGGATACTTCCAATCTTTTTTCAGCTCTTGGAACAGATGAAATAAGTGCTGATTCAGCAGACACTTCGCGCAGTATCCGGGGATTATCTCCGGAAGCAGTAGAATATGCTGATAATACAGGAGTAAAACAGGAGCATAGGACAGCTTTGGATAATGCCCTTAAAATACAGACAAGCACCAGTGAAATAGAGCAGTTTTTGAAAAAGGGCAAAATAGGTGAATATGCACAATAA